The Nocardioides humi genome includes a region encoding these proteins:
- a CDS encoding LuxR family transcriptional regulator, with protein sequence MYLAPVGPTVTEPLLGRDDALAVLMEAAGAAADGRARVVTVLGGPGMGKTAVLDVFVARLPATTRVLRAAGHPNESDLPFAGLHQLLWGRHEVARRMPRLGAALGLTGGPGGAGLDTGIGHEFLSVIGTLAEEGPLALVVDDAHWLDRSTWQALVFAARRIDADAVVLVLAGDPAGPSVGSGDTIELGPLEPAQARAVAAALHPRLTHADLDWVCGEADGVPLLLRQIPAGLAAGPLEPDGWRPPPQRAPVVDRVDRHFRAVVGGLGEAERRAVLVVALQDLPGPALRAALARLGGGLADLDRAERLGLVRVVAGEARPTSTTAGYWVRQHATDGELRAAHAAIAHVLPEGSRRRVVHLDRALLDPDPAVGRALCAAATEAADRHDLAEAAALWHAAIRHGDPAERQAARAAAAEAHLGSGAGSAALALFRELVREAGDDRERAGWLERCVVTAFWLEPLSATVQAEESAARTLVARLLAGGARDREAGLRLLMAQVTARMVRGEYRIAASLAAPVAGLGLADDRIEAVLHALLTGVVAGDPPPPRVATAAVERLLPALATAAASDVTAIFGFLRHLGWWGDVGLSERVVATFEAAPLPRAMGDRLAVEPHRVAIELARGEWDAACLRLAEMERTALDSDFVVPYRFCAAHHALVLARRGDIAGSRTRWERIGAGGGMTPFFEHLDACARGLEELAHRNHDAALAALRRAHALATACGGVVPGQTSATADLIEALWRTGAEAEAVERATSYARFAERSGHPLEGALAARSLALVGAFATADDLDAAFDDAVERCRAAGSPYETARTQLAHGQRLRRDLRKAAATRALSEARDAFARLGAPAWVGIADAELAACGHRRYRGAPGTGEADAPLGRLTPREYAVVVEAAEGRSNPEIAERLYISRRTVEFHLSNAFRKLGVADRTDLAALLPREV encoded by the coding sequence ATGTACCTTGCACCCGTGGGGCCCACGGTCACCGAGCCGCTGCTCGGTCGCGACGACGCGCTCGCCGTACTCATGGAGGCGGCCGGGGCGGCCGCGGACGGGCGGGCGCGGGTGGTCACCGTGCTGGGCGGCCCGGGGATGGGCAAGACCGCGGTGCTCGACGTGTTCGTCGCGCGGCTGCCGGCGACGACCCGCGTGCTGCGGGCCGCCGGCCACCCGAACGAGTCCGACCTGCCGTTCGCCGGGCTGCACCAGCTGCTGTGGGGCCGGCACGAGGTCGCCCGCCGGATGCCGCGGCTCGGTGCGGCGCTCGGCCTGACCGGCGGCCCGGGCGGTGCCGGGCTCGACACCGGGATCGGCCACGAGTTCCTGTCGGTGATCGGGACGCTGGCCGAGGAGGGTCCCCTCGCGCTGGTGGTCGACGACGCGCACTGGCTGGACCGCTCCACGTGGCAGGCGCTGGTGTTCGCCGCGCGCCGGATCGACGCGGACGCGGTCGTGCTGGTGCTGGCCGGCGACCCTGCCGGACCGTCGGTCGGCAGCGGGGACACGATCGAGCTCGGACCGCTCGAGCCCGCCCAGGCGCGAGCGGTGGCGGCGGCGCTGCACCCACGGCTCACGCATGCGGACCTGGACTGGGTGTGCGGCGAGGCCGACGGCGTACCCCTGCTGCTGCGGCAGATCCCGGCCGGGCTGGCCGCCGGACCGCTCGAGCCGGACGGCTGGCGGCCACCTCCGCAGCGTGCGCCGGTCGTCGACCGGGTGGACCGCCACTTCCGGGCGGTGGTGGGAGGGCTGGGGGAGGCGGAGCGGCGGGCGGTGCTGGTCGTGGCGCTGCAGGACCTGCCCGGGCCGGCCCTGCGGGCGGCGCTGGCACGGCTCGGCGGTGGGTTGGCGGACCTCGATCGCGCGGAGCGGCTCGGCCTGGTGCGGGTCGTCGCGGGAGAGGCGCGGCCGACGAGTACGACGGCCGGGTACTGGGTGCGCCAGCACGCCACCGACGGCGAGCTTCGCGCGGCCCACGCCGCGATCGCCCACGTCCTGCCGGAGGGGAGCCGGCGGCGCGTCGTCCACCTGGACCGGGCGCTGCTGGACCCGGATCCGGCGGTCGGGCGGGCGCTGTGCGCGGCCGCGACGGAGGCGGCGGACCGGCACGACCTCGCGGAGGCGGCCGCGCTGTGGCACGCCGCGATCCGGCACGGCGATCCTGCGGAACGGCAGGCGGCGCGCGCGGCCGCGGCCGAGGCGCACCTCGGCTCGGGCGCCGGCAGCGCGGCGCTCGCGCTGTTCCGCGAGCTGGTACGCGAGGCGGGCGACGACCGGGAGCGGGCCGGCTGGCTGGAGAGGTGCGTCGTGACGGCGTTCTGGCTCGAGCCGCTCAGCGCCACGGTGCAGGCCGAGGAGTCGGCGGCCCGGACCCTGGTCGCGCGCCTGTTGGCCGGTGGTGCACGGGACCGGGAGGCCGGCCTGCGACTGCTGATGGCGCAGGTGACGGCCCGGATGGTGCGCGGCGAGTACCGGATCGCCGCCTCCCTGGCCGCTCCGGTCGCCGGGCTCGGGCTGGCGGACGACCGCATCGAGGCGGTCCTGCATGCCCTGCTGACGGGCGTCGTCGCCGGCGACCCGCCGCCGCCCCGGGTCGCGACGGCGGCCGTCGAGCGGCTGCTGCCGGCCCTGGCGACCGCCGCTGCGTCCGATGTCACGGCGATCTTCGGCTTCCTCCGACATTTGGGCTGGTGGGGCGACGTCGGCCTGAGCGAGCGGGTCGTGGCGACCTTCGAGGCGGCCCCGCTGCCGCGCGCCATGGGCGACCGGCTCGCCGTCGAGCCGCACCGCGTCGCCATCGAGCTCGCCCGCGGCGAGTGGGACGCCGCCTGCCTGCGCCTGGCGGAGATGGAGCGCACCGCGCTGGACTCCGACTTCGTGGTGCCGTACCGGTTCTGCGCCGCCCACCACGCCCTCGTGCTCGCCCGCCGCGGCGACATCGCGGGCTCGCGGACCCGGTGGGAGCGGATCGGGGCCGGCGGCGGGATGACGCCCTTCTTCGAGCACCTCGACGCCTGCGCCCGCGGTCTGGAGGAGCTGGCCCACCGCAACCACGACGCCGCGCTGGCCGCCCTGCGGCGCGCGCATGCCCTCGCGACGGCATGCGGGGGCGTCGTACCGGGGCAGACGTCGGCGACCGCCGACCTGATCGAGGCGCTGTGGCGGACCGGGGCGGAGGCCGAGGCGGTCGAGCGCGCGACGTCGTACGCGCGCTTCGCCGAGCGGTCCGGGCACCCGCTGGAGGGCGCCCTGGCCGCCCGATCGCTCGCGCTGGTGGGGGCCTTCGCGACGGCGGACGACCTCGACGCGGCCTTCGACGACGCGGTCGAGCGCTGCCGGGCCGCCGGCTCGCCGTACGAGACCGCCCGGACGCAGCTCGCCCACGGCCAGCGGCTGCGTCGCGACCTGCGCAAGGCCGCCGCCACCCGCGCGCTCTCGGAGGCGCGCGACGCCTTCGCCCGGCTCGGCGCTCCGGCGTGGGTCGGCATCGCCGACGCCGAGCTCGCCGCCTGCGGCCACCGCCGATACCGCGGGGCGCCCGGGACCGGGGAGGCGGACGCGCCGCTGGGCCGGCTGACGCCGCGCGAGTACGCCGTCGTGGTCGAGGCCGCCGAGGGCCGGAGCAACCCCGAGATCGCCGAGCGGCTCTACATCTCGCGCCGGACCGTGGAGTTCCACCTCTCCAACGCCTTCCGCAAGCTCGGCGTGGCGGACCGGACCGACCTCGCCGCTCTCCTCCCCCGCGAAGTGTGA
- a CDS encoding fatty acid desaturase → MARYATQGADGTTVPWRDKKRYLWILGLVVPATPLVGIALFETTDTALWFWLTPVVFFALIPLIDLMAGYDDTNPPDDVIEALENDKYYRWVTYLYLPVQYVGFVIAIWYLATADLSVAAKVGLAISVGVVGGVAINTAHELGHKRESVERWASKIALAQTFYGHFYIEHNRGHHVRVATPEDPASARMGESVYRFWPRTVAGSLKSSWELEAKRYQRKGTHPFHLGNDVLNAWLMTVALWGALMLWLGLAYDVNPLALLPYLALQAVVGFSLLEIVNYMEHYGMLRQKVGKEGKQRYERVTPAHSWNSNNIATNVLLYHLQRHSDHHANPTRRYQTLRDFKDAPVLPTGYTGMIVVALFPPAFRALMDKRVLAHYNGDLRHANILASKRERLLRKYPVPAEVLAAEEEVPADATAHEFTDEVLAAQCPGCRYTYEVAEGNELEGFAAGTAWKDIPDDWCCPDCGVREKVDFKAVEPRRHDISKVGA, encoded by the coding sequence ATGGCCAGGTACGCAACACAAGGAGCAGACGGCACGACCGTTCCGTGGCGCGACAAGAAGCGCTATCTGTGGATCCTGGGACTGGTGGTCCCGGCGACGCCCCTCGTCGGCATCGCGCTCTTCGAGACGACCGACACGGCGCTGTGGTTCTGGCTCACGCCGGTCGTGTTCTTCGCGCTGATCCCGCTGATCGACCTGATGGCCGGGTACGACGACACCAACCCGCCCGACGACGTGATCGAGGCGCTGGAGAACGACAAGTACTACCGGTGGGTGACCTACCTCTACCTCCCGGTCCAGTACGTCGGCTTCGTGATCGCCATCTGGTACCTCGCCACCGCGGACCTGAGCGTCGCGGCCAAGGTGGGCCTGGCGATCTCGGTCGGCGTGGTCGGCGGCGTCGCGATCAACACCGCCCACGAGCTCGGCCACAAGCGGGAGTCCGTCGAGCGCTGGGCGTCGAAGATCGCGCTGGCGCAGACGTTCTACGGCCACTTCTACATCGAGCACAACCGTGGCCACCACGTCCGCGTCGCCACCCCGGAGGACCCGGCCAGCGCCCGGATGGGCGAGAGCGTCTACCGGTTCTGGCCGCGCACCGTCGCCGGCTCGCTCAAGAGCTCGTGGGAGCTGGAGGCGAAGCGGTACCAGCGCAAGGGCACCCACCCGTTCCACCTCGGCAACGACGTCCTCAACGCCTGGCTGATGACCGTCGCGCTGTGGGGCGCGCTGATGCTCTGGCTCGGCCTCGCGTACGACGTCAACCCGCTCGCGCTGCTGCCGTACCTCGCCCTGCAGGCGGTCGTCGGCTTCTCGCTGCTGGAGATCGTCAACTACATGGAGCACTACGGGATGCTGCGGCAGAAGGTCGGCAAGGAGGGCAAGCAGCGCTACGAGCGGGTGACCCCGGCGCACTCGTGGAACTCCAACAACATCGCCACCAACGTGCTGCTCTACCACCTGCAGCGGCACAGCGACCACCACGCCAACCCGACCCGTCGCTACCAGACGCTGCGCGACTTCAAGGACGCCCCCGTGCTGCCGACCGGCTACACCGGCATGATCGTGGTCGCCCTGTTCCCGCCGGCCTTCCGGGCGCTGATGGACAAGCGGGTCCTCGCCCACTACAACGGCGACCTGCGCCACGCGAACATCCTGGCGAGCAAGCGGGAGCGGCTGCTGCGCAAGTACCCCGTCCCCGCCGAGGTCCTCGCGGCCGAGGAGGAGGTGCCGGCCGACGCCACCGCCCACGAGTTCACCGACGAGGTGCTCGCGGCCCAGTGCCCCGGCTGCCGGTACACCTACGAGGTCGCCGAGGGCAACGAGCTCGAGGGCTTCGCCGCCGGCACCGCGTGGAAGGACATCCCCGACGACTGGTGCTGCCCCGACTGCGGCGTACGCGAGAAGGTCGACTTCAAGGCCGTCGAGCCCCGCCGCCACGACATCAGCAAGGTCGGTGCGTGA
- a CDS encoding ferredoxin: protein MRKCEGLGMCESMANDYFEVDEDDELVHVIDENPPESDRAHVYAAVQACPVLALTLEG from the coding sequence ATGAGGAAGTGCGAGGGCCTGGGGATGTGCGAGTCCATGGCCAACGACTACTTCGAGGTCGACGAGGACGACGAGCTGGTCCACGTCATCGACGAGAACCCGCCGGAGTCCGACCGGGCCCACGTGTACGCCGCCGTCCAGGCCTGCCCCGTGCTCGCCCTGACCCTCGAGGGCTGA
- a CDS encoding PucR family transcriptional regulator, whose amino-acid sequence MSSESVPSDLAPWLLAYVAEQAQPDRVDAWVDRVTTAILQEIPEVGAAEELPEALRVTVRDHWLAFLGDFAQPEQHFHLVDAARRLSVDIADRQLPLEMLIRFYRVAQQEVWAYVSEVIKELPTADFDRADLLMYFWNRAGVWLDQSITESIAVYQAARSRVLAGAAAQRYESVRSILAGELSDPRAASAALGGYPISVHHTAVVLSVGDAEQAGALEPLAADLARRIGAANPLVVKPGGRQLWMWLGTRDEPDLTGLAGAAGAAGSAGSAGSAADLRHESVVVGVGSATPNIAGFVASHREAQGTLRVTAPDTDDWLAVYSDVELPVLLGCSPEVDRFMSRQLGPLAGEDEGVQRIRETLAAYLDSGGSAEEAARTLVVHRNTIRYRLGQAEEMLGRPITRISPQLAVALRHHDLFHRG is encoded by the coding sequence GTGAGCAGCGAGTCCGTGCCGTCCGATCTGGCACCGTGGCTGCTGGCGTACGTCGCCGAGCAGGCCCAGCCCGACCGGGTGGACGCCTGGGTGGACCGGGTGACGACCGCGATCCTGCAGGAGATCCCGGAGGTCGGGGCGGCCGAGGAGCTGCCGGAGGCACTGCGGGTCACCGTGCGGGACCACTGGCTGGCCTTCCTCGGCGACTTCGCGCAACCCGAGCAGCACTTCCACCTCGTCGACGCCGCCCGCCGGCTGTCGGTGGACATCGCCGACCGCCAGCTCCCGCTGGAGATGCTGATCCGGTTCTACCGGGTCGCGCAGCAGGAGGTGTGGGCGTACGTCAGCGAGGTGATCAAGGAGCTGCCGACCGCCGACTTCGACCGGGCCGACCTGCTCATGTACTTCTGGAACCGGGCCGGCGTCTGGCTCGACCAGTCGATCACCGAGTCCATCGCGGTCTACCAGGCGGCTCGCTCCCGGGTGCTCGCGGGCGCCGCGGCGCAGCGCTACGAGTCGGTGCGCTCGATCCTGGCCGGCGAGCTGAGCGATCCCCGCGCCGCATCGGCCGCGCTCGGCGGCTACCCCATCTCGGTCCACCACACGGCCGTCGTCCTGTCGGTGGGCGACGCCGAGCAGGCCGGCGCGCTCGAGCCCCTCGCCGCCGACCTGGCCCGCCGGATCGGCGCCGCGAACCCGCTCGTGGTCAAGCCCGGCGGGCGCCAGCTGTGGATGTGGCTCGGCACCCGCGACGAGCCCGACCTCACCGGCCTCGCCGGAGCCGCCGGAGCCGCCGGGTCCGCCGGGTCCGCCGGGTCCGCCGCGGACCTGCGGCACGAGAGCGTCGTCGTCGGCGTCGGCTCCGCCACCCCCAATATCGCCGGCTTCGTCGCCTCCCACCGCGAGGCCCAGGGCACCCTGCGGGTCACCGCCCCCGACACCGACGACTGGCTCGCCGTCTACTCCGACGTCGAGCTCCCCGTCCTCCTCGGCTGCTCCCCCGAGGTCGACCGCTTCATGTCCCGCCAGCTCGGGCCGCTCGCCGGCGAGGACGAGGGGGTGCAGCGGATCCGGGAGACCCTGGCGGCGTACCTCGACAGCGGCGGCAGCGCCGAGGAGGCCGCCCGCACGCTCGTGGTCCACCGCAACACCATCCGGTACCGCCTCGGCCAGGCCGAGGAGATGCTCGGCCGCCCCATCACCCGGATCAGTCCCCAGCTCGCCGTCGCCCTGCGGCATCACGATCTGTTCCACCGGGGCTGA
- a CDS encoding GNAT family N-acetyltransferase — MSIEIRVQRPDESDAVLRVIGDAFGAEGASVVAVWSDVVARGLDRAQLVAVEADADDEVVGHVGLSHGWLDARRSLVDVLVLSPLSVAPSRQREGVGGALLAAAVAEADRLGAPVVVLEGDPGYYGRHGWSPAADLGIEPPTRRVPRPAFRAVPLASYESWMTGRVIYRDVWWEHDSTGLRDPLLARLEAGLGNRPATGEGVTGG; from the coding sequence GTGAGCATCGAGATCCGCGTCCAGCGCCCCGACGAGAGCGACGCCGTCCTGCGGGTGATCGGCGACGCCTTCGGGGCCGAGGGCGCCTCCGTCGTCGCCGTGTGGTCCGACGTGGTCGCGCGCGGGCTGGACCGGGCGCAGCTGGTGGCGGTCGAGGCCGACGCCGACGACGAGGTGGTGGGGCACGTCGGGCTCAGCCACGGCTGGCTCGACGCCCGGCGGTCCCTCGTCGACGTGCTCGTGCTCAGCCCGCTCAGCGTGGCCCCCTCCCGCCAGCGCGAGGGCGTCGGCGGCGCGCTCCTCGCCGCCGCGGTCGCCGAGGCCGACCGCCTCGGCGCACCGGTCGTGGTGCTCGAGGGCGACCCGGGCTACTACGGCCGGCACGGCTGGTCACCCGCCGCCGACCTCGGCATCGAGCCGCCGACCCGTCGTGTGCCCCGCCCGGCGTTCCGGGCGGTGCCCCTGGCGTCGTACGAGAGCTGGATGACGGGCCGGGTGATCTACCGCGACGTCTGGTGGGAGCACGACTCCACCGGCCTGCGCGACCCGCTCCTCGCCCGGCTCGAGGCGGGTCTCGGCAACCGGCCGGCGACCGGCGAGGGGGTCACTGGGGGATGA
- a CDS encoding ArsR/SmtB family transcription factor, protein MTDESTAVTPGLAGLRALSHSTRLRILSHLRIEGPATATTLAARFGLNSGATSYHLRQLAEHGFIVEDEARGNARDRWWRAAHQETRTRSADARTQEERDVADAYWHAAAVLYAENIRAAMEERPLLPPAWRDASTVSDWVYTVPAARAAEVVARMKDLLMSYDDEPGETAVPFAFQIQAFPVPGHVEPARGE, encoded by the coding sequence ATGACGGACGAGTCGACGGCGGTGACCCCGGGCCTCGCCGGCCTGCGGGCGCTGTCCCACTCCACCCGGCTGCGGATCCTGAGCCACCTGCGCATCGAGGGTCCCGCGACGGCCACCACGCTGGCGGCCCGGTTCGGCCTCAACAGCGGCGCGACGTCGTACCACCTGCGCCAGCTCGCCGAGCACGGCTTCATCGTCGAGGACGAGGCGCGTGGCAACGCCCGCGACCGGTGGTGGCGAGCGGCCCACCAGGAGACCCGCACCCGGTCTGCGGACGCGCGGACCCAGGAGGAGAGGGACGTCGCGGACGCCTACTGGCACGCCGCGGCGGTGCTGTACGCCGAGAACATCCGGGCCGCGATGGAGGAGCGGCCGCTGCTGCCGCCCGCGTGGCGGGACGCGTCGACGGTGAGCGACTGGGTCTACACGGTGCCGGCCGCGCGGGCGGCGGAGGTCGTCGCGCGGATGAAGGACCTGCTCATGTCGTACGACGACGAGCCGGGCGAGACCGCGGTGCCCTTCGCCTTCCAGATCCAGGCGTTCCCGGTGCCGGGCCACGTGGAGCCCGCGCGGGGTGAGTGA
- a CDS encoding MFS transporter: protein MRAGVLSGFLAADAISLAGTRLSQIAVPWLVLTTTGSAAQTGLAAFAGLVPLVLAQALCGPWIDRVGPRRVSVGFDLASGVAVALVPLAYAAGWLHFPVLLALVALTGMLRGPSEAAHHAMVPAVVRHLGLPTERVTGLVGTVDRLSALVGAAVGGGLVAVLGPATALLVDAGSFVACAGVLWVSTRRVASTPRTPDRSTTYARELRGGWQVLRRDPVLLGLMVMVAVTNLLDQGYTAVMLPVWADASGSGPAAIGLLGACMGGAALVGSLLATWRGARLPRFQTYVVGYLLAGAPRWVVMALGCPLWVVAAVHVVAGIGAGFINPVLGAVQFERIPEESMGRVSALSLAASWSLMPLGGLLAGFAIGGTGLTATLLAFGAVYLVTTMAPVLLPSWREIDRRPQPSVAVDRANASTAARS from the coding sequence ATGCGGGCCGGCGTGCTGAGCGGCTTCCTCGCCGCCGACGCGATCTCGCTCGCCGGCACCCGCCTCTCGCAGATCGCGGTCCCGTGGCTGGTGCTGACCACGACGGGGTCGGCGGCGCAGACCGGACTGGCCGCGTTCGCCGGCCTGGTGCCGCTCGTGCTCGCGCAGGCGCTCTGCGGTCCGTGGATCGACCGGGTCGGGCCGCGCCGGGTGTCGGTCGGGTTCGACCTCGCCTCGGGTGTCGCCGTCGCGCTCGTCCCCCTCGCGTACGCCGCCGGCTGGCTGCACTTCCCCGTGCTCCTCGCGCTGGTCGCCCTGACCGGGATGCTGCGCGGCCCGTCGGAGGCCGCCCACCACGCCATGGTGCCGGCGGTGGTCCGCCACCTCGGGCTGCCGACGGAGCGGGTGACCGGGCTGGTCGGGACCGTCGACCGGCTGTCGGCGCTCGTCGGCGCGGCGGTCGGTGGCGGTCTCGTCGCGGTGCTGGGACCGGCCACCGCACTGCTCGTCGACGCGGGGTCGTTCGTCGCGTGCGCCGGCGTGCTGTGGGTGTCGACCCGCCGGGTCGCGAGCACCCCGCGGACGCCGGACCGGTCGACGACGTACGCCCGGGAGCTGCGCGGCGGCTGGCAGGTGCTGCGGCGCGACCCGGTCCTGCTCGGGTTGATGGTCATGGTCGCCGTCACCAACCTGCTCGACCAGGGCTACACGGCGGTGATGCTGCCGGTCTGGGCGGACGCGTCGGGCAGCGGCCCGGCGGCGATCGGCCTCCTCGGCGCGTGCATGGGCGGCGCGGCCCTGGTCGGGTCGCTGCTGGCGACCTGGCGCGGCGCCCGGCTGCCGCGGTTCCAGACGTATGTCGTCGGCTACCTCCTCGCCGGCGCCCCGCGCTGGGTCGTGATGGCCCTCGGCTGCCCGCTCTGGGTCGTCGCGGCGGTCCATGTCGTCGCGGGCATCGGCGCCGGCTTCATCAACCCGGTGCTGGGCGCGGTGCAGTTCGAGCGGATCCCCGAGGAGTCGATGGGACGGGTCAGTGCGCTGTCGCTCGCGGCGTCCTGGTCGCTCATGCCGCTGGGCGGGCTCCTCGCCGGGTTCGCGATCGGGGGCACCGGCCTGACCGCGACGCTGCTGGCGTTCGGTGCCGTCTACCTCGTCACGACGATGGCGCCGGTGCTCCTGCCGAGCTGGCGGGAGATCGACCGGCGCCCTCAGCCCAGCGTGGCCGTCGACCGCGCGAACGCCTCGACCGCGGCGAGGTCGTAG
- a CDS encoding carbohydrate kinase family protein, which yields MSMVVAAVGVHVLDTHVLGIESIPSGSDGALVETIRMSPAGTAGGTAVVLSRLGATVRSYGAVGTDPVGDTLLALLGREGVDVGGLVRKDTAQTSASVLPVRPNGDRPAWHCIGANGAFTLDDLPAGVLDGVTHLHLGGPEFLGGDAAGELLARARAAGITTSVDVLAPGDPDLLAWIAAALPHTDHLLPNDEQVLGFTGAASLAEGAQALVAAGAGCVAVTQGARGALVATADGVAAVPAYAVEVVDTTGCGDAFSAGYLRGLSLGRTPVAAAALGCAAAAQVARGLGTDAGSYDLAAVEAFARSTATLG from the coding sequence ATGAGCATGGTCGTCGCCGCCGTCGGCGTCCACGTCCTCGACACCCACGTCCTCGGCATCGAGTCGATCCCGTCCGGGTCCGACGGCGCGCTGGTCGAGACGATCCGGATGTCGCCGGCGGGTACGGCGGGCGGCACCGCCGTCGTGCTCAGCCGGCTCGGCGCCACCGTCCGGTCGTACGGCGCCGTCGGCACCGATCCCGTCGGCGACACCCTGCTCGCGCTGCTGGGCCGGGAGGGCGTGGACGTGGGCGGCCTGGTCCGCAAGGACACCGCGCAGACGTCGGCCTCGGTGCTGCCCGTCCGCCCGAACGGCGACCGCCCGGCCTGGCACTGCATCGGCGCCAACGGCGCGTTCACGCTCGACGACCTGCCGGCCGGCGTGCTCGACGGGGTGACGCACCTCCACCTGGGTGGGCCGGAGTTCCTCGGCGGCGACGCCGCGGGCGAGCTGCTCGCCCGCGCCCGCGCCGCCGGGATCACCACCTCGGTCGACGTCCTCGCCCCCGGCGACCCGGACCTGCTGGCGTGGATCGCCGCCGCGCTCCCCCACACCGACCACCTGCTGCCCAACGACGAGCAGGTCCTCGGCTTCACCGGCGCCGCCTCCCTCGCCGAGGGCGCGCAGGCGCTGGTCGCCGCAGGCGCGGGCTGCGTGGCGGTCACCCAGGGCGCGCGGGGAGCGCTGGTCGCCACCGCCGACGGGGTGGCCGCGGTGCCGGCGTACGCCGTCGAGGTGGTCGACACGACCGGCTGCGGGGACGCCTTCTCCGCGGGCTACCTGCGCGGGCTCTCCCTCGGGCGGACCCCCGTCGCGGCCGCCGCCCTCGGCTGCGCCGCGGCCGCCCAGGTCGCCCGGGGGCTCGGCACCGACGCCGGGAGCTACGACCTCGCCGCGGTCGAGGCGTTCGCGCGGTCGACGGCCACGCTGGGCTGA
- a CDS encoding class II aldolase/adducin family protein, which produces MSASPASARLREEVADAARRLAAAGLLIGTAGNVSARAGDRIAITATGVALGSCTAADVTVVAPDGTVLDGTLAPTSELSLHLGVYADRPDQAAAVVHTHAPFATAVACVLDALPVLHYQQLALGGEIRVAPYATFGTAELAAGVRTALEGRSAALLANHGSVTLGGTLDAAVESALLLEWLCQLHHRASALGTPRVLTEEQQADVVRAAIERGYGIPRKASG; this is translated from the coding sequence GTGAGCGCGTCCCCGGCGAGCGCGCGTCTGCGCGAGGAGGTCGCCGACGCCGCACGTCGCCTCGCCGCGGCCGGGCTGCTGATCGGCACCGCCGGCAATGTCTCCGCCCGCGCCGGCGACCGGATCGCGATCACCGCGACCGGCGTCGCGCTCGGGTCCTGCACCGCCGCCGACGTCACCGTGGTCGCCCCCGACGGCACCGTGCTGGACGGCACGCTCGCACCGACGAGCGAGCTGTCCCTCCACCTCGGGGTGTACGCCGACCGGCCCGACCAGGCCGCCGCGGTGGTCCACACCCACGCGCCCTTCGCCACCGCGGTGGCGTGCGTGCTCGACGCCCTGCCCGTGCTCCACTACCAGCAGCTCGCGCTCGGCGGCGAGATCCGGGTGGCGCCGTACGCGACCTTCGGGACGGCCGAGCTCGCGGCCGGCGTACGGACCGCGCTGGAGGGGCGCAGCGCGGCGCTGCTCGCCAACCACGGCTCGGTCACCCTCGGCGGGACGCTCGACGCGGCGGTGGAGAGCGCCCTGCTGCTGGAGTGGCTGTGCCAGCTGCACCACCGGGCCAGCGCCCTCGGCACGCCGCGCGTGCTCACCGAGGAGCAGCAGGCCGACGTCGTCCGGGCCGCGATCGAGCGCGGCTACGGCATCCCGCGAAAGGCCTCCGGATGA
- a CDS encoding TetR/AcrR family transcriptional regulator produces the protein MSSATVGPSRRRLPSQARSRERVERILDAAARLVVSNGVDGLTTRSIAETAGLPVASLYQYFADKEAVLLALCERDMAEMDDQVATDLAALTDLTIATMVETAMRAFVAVYHRRPAFMQIWMRGRANPAIYDYGRHHNRRIAANLLAFGVDAGLLGTDRYGDEEMTAIAELAVEVGDSAFQLAFEHDPRGDEFLISQAIALVSGYLERITSGR, from the coding sequence ATGTCCTCCGCCACCGTCGGACCCAGCCGGCGCCGGCTGCCCTCCCAGGCCCGGTCCCGGGAGCGGGTCGAGCGGATCCTCGACGCGGCCGCACGCCTCGTGGTGTCCAACGGCGTCGACGGGCTGACGACACGCTCGATCGCCGAGACCGCCGGGCTGCCGGTCGCCTCGCTCTACCAGTACTTCGCCGACAAGGAGGCCGTCCTCCTCGCCCTCTGCGAGCGGGACATGGCCGAGATGGACGACCAGGTCGCCACCGACCTCGCCGCGCTCACCGATCTCACGATCGCGACCATGGTCGAGACCGCGATGCGCGCGTTCGTCGCCGTCTACCACCGCCGCCCGGCGTTCATGCAGATCTGGATGCGCGGGCGCGCCAACCCCGCGATCTACGACTACGGCCGCCACCACAACCGCCGGATCGCCGCCAACCTGCTCGCGTTCGGCGTCGACGCGGGCCTGCTCGGCACGGACCGGTACGGCGACGAGGAGATGACCGCCATCGCCGAGCTCGCCGTCGAGGTCGGCGACAGCGCCTTCCAGCTCGCCTTCGAGCACGACCCGCGCGGCGACGAGTTCCTGATCAGCCAGGCGATCGCCCTCGTCTCCGGCTATCTCGAGCGCATCACGAGCGGCCGGTGA